Proteins encoded within one genomic window of Eurosta solidaginis isolate ZX-2024a chromosome 1, ASM4086904v1, whole genome shotgun sequence:
- the Jhbp1 gene encoding protein takeout has translation MWKFVIYFAAFQIILAQRSEIPEYIKQCRRGDPQLLECFKGSLEHLRPYLSRGIPEIELPSVEPFRMDALSLQLTDGPQGYKITLKNLEVLGASNFQVKSMKLSEGNEPFKAHITMPKLKIEAKYTSSGVLLIIPASGGGDFHATFDGVTADLTGKVSSSEKAGRSYLHVDSLSLVLNVKDVTMNISGAFNNNRILLEATNLFLRENSRIVLEAMQTQLQKRLAQEFGKLANQLLKHVPVDWFYSD, from the exons atgtggaaatttgtaatttattttgcggCTTTCCAAATAATATTGGCGCAAAGGAGTGAAATAC CCGAATACATAAAACAATGCCGGCGAGGTGATCCGCAATTGTTGGAGTGTTTTAAAGGATCGTTGGAACATTTGAGACCGTATTTATCACGCGGCATTCCCGAAATTGAG TTGCCGTCCGTTGAACCATTCCGAATGGATGCGCTATCACTGCAACTAACCGATGGTCCACAAGGCTATAAAATTACATTGAAAAATCTTGAAGTGCTGGGCGCTAGTAATTTTCAGGTGAAATCCATGAAATTGAGTGAAGGTAATGAACCATTTAAAGCGCACATTACAATGCCTAAATTGAAGATCGAAGCGAAATATACAAGTTCCGGTGTATTGCTGATAATACCAGCTTCGGGTGGTGGAGATTTTCATGCCACTTTCG ATGGCGTTACCGCTGATCTCACTGGTAAAGTGTCTTCTAGCGAAAAGGCAGGACGCTCGTATCTCCATGTCGACTCTCTCAGTCTGGTATTGAATGTAAAAGATGTGACCATGAATATATCTGGCGCCTTCAATAATAATCGAATTTTAC TTGAGGCCACAAACTTGTTCCTACGCGAGAACTCCCGCATAGTTTTGGAGGCTATGCAAACGCAACTGCAAAAGCGTTTGGCTCAAGAGTTTGGAAAATTGGCAAATCAGCTACTGAAACATGTGCCCGTAGACTGGTTTTATTCGGATTGA